In Pengzhenrongella sicca, a single genomic region encodes these proteins:
- the hisD gene encoding histidinol dehydrogenase, producing MLTRLDLRGRQLSTRELVAALPRAEIDVDAATHLVAPIIDAVRTRGAAALRDFAETFDGVRPVHLRVPAQEPARALAALDPAVRAALEETIRRVRAVHAAQLPAGFTVDVAPGATVRQRWVPVGRVGLYVPGGLAVYPSSVVMNVVAAQEAGVPSLAVASPPQASNDGLPNATVLAACALLGVDEIYAAGGAQAIAMLAYGAVGSGPVDGDWLCEPVDVITGPGNVYVAAAKRLVRGTVGIDAEAGPTEIAVLADGGADPVHVAADLISQAEHDPLAASVLVTDSVALADAVDGLLAGRVVRTKHAVRVTTALTGRQSAIVLVDDMAAGVAVVDAYGAEHLEIQAAGAAELAERVRSAGAIFVGPYSPVALGDYMAGSNHVLPTGGCAHFASALGVHSFLKAVQVIEYDATALAVVADRIVALANAEDLPAHGEAVRARF from the coding sequence GTGCTTACCCGCCTCGACCTGCGCGGTCGCCAGCTGTCCACCCGCGAGCTCGTGGCCGCGTTGCCCCGGGCCGAGATCGACGTGGACGCCGCGACCCATCTCGTGGCGCCGATCATCGACGCGGTGCGCACCCGCGGGGCCGCGGCCCTGCGCGATTTCGCCGAGACCTTCGACGGCGTCCGTCCCGTGCACCTGCGCGTCCCGGCGCAGGAGCCGGCGCGGGCCCTCGCCGCCCTCGACCCCGCGGTCCGCGCGGCCCTCGAGGAGACGATCCGCCGGGTCCGGGCCGTGCACGCGGCCCAGCTCCCCGCCGGCTTCACCGTCGACGTCGCGCCGGGCGCGACGGTGCGCCAGCGCTGGGTGCCCGTGGGCCGGGTCGGCCTGTACGTCCCCGGCGGCCTGGCCGTCTACCCGTCGTCGGTCGTCATGAACGTCGTCGCGGCGCAGGAGGCAGGCGTCCCGTCGCTCGCTGTCGCGTCGCCGCCGCAGGCGTCGAACGACGGCCTTCCGAACGCGACGGTGCTCGCGGCCTGCGCCCTGCTGGGCGTCGACGAGATCTACGCCGCCGGCGGGGCCCAGGCCATCGCGATGCTCGCGTACGGCGCCGTCGGCTCCGGGCCCGTCGACGGCGACTGGCTCTGCGAGCCGGTCGACGTGATCACCGGCCCGGGCAACGTCTACGTCGCGGCCGCCAAGCGCCTGGTCCGGGGGACCGTCGGCATCGACGCGGAGGCGGGCCCGACCGAGATCGCGGTGCTCGCCGACGGCGGCGCGGACCCGGTGCACGTCGCGGCGGACCTCATCAGCCAGGCCGAGCACGACCCGCTCGCGGCCTCCGTGCTCGTGACCGACTCGGTCGCGCTCGCCGACGCCGTCGACGGGCTGCTCGCCGGGCGCGTCGTGCGCACCAAGCACGCCGTCCGCGTGACGACCGCGCTGACCGGCCGGCAGTCCGCGATCGTGCTGGTCGACGACATGGCGGCCGGTGTGGCCGTCGTGGACGCCTACGGGGCCGAGCACCTGGAGATCCAGGCCGCGGGCGCGGCAGAGCTCGCCGAGCGGGTGCGCAGCGCGGGCGCGATCTTCGTCGGCCCGTACTCGCCCGTCGCCCTCGGCGACTACATGGCCGGCTCCAACCACGTCCTGCCGACCGGTGGCTGCGCGCACTTCGCGAGCGCGCTCGGGGTGCACAGCTTCCTCAAGGCCGTCCAGGTGATCGAGTACGACGCGACCGCGCTGGCGGTCGTCGCCGACCGGATCGTCGCGCTCGCGAACGCCGAGGACCTGCCGGCCCACGGCGAGGCCGTCCGGGCGAGGTTCTGA
- a CDS encoding 3-oxoacyl-ACP synthase III: MNGNATTRHTGAALLAVTGLEAPVVVPSSHFDERLAASLRRLRLPRGLLERVAGVRERRWWDADTAFDDAAIAAGAKALAEAGVDASDVGLVINTSVTRAHLEPSVASKVHDGLGLPPSALNFDLTNACLGFVNGLTLAATLIDAGQIRYAVIVDGEDSQPAQEATLARLAGPDVTRQGFLDEFATLTLGSGAAAAVLGPIADHPGGHRLVGGVTRAATQHHGLCVGGVDGMRTDPAGLLAGGLELVQAAWDEAQPEWNWSGLARYVMHQVSRVHVDAIAEALGLDLARVPLTFPTYGNVGPASLPMTLAREVDSLATGDRVLCMGVGSGLNTAMLEIAW; encoded by the coding sequence GTGAACGGCAACGCCACAACCCGACACACGGGCGCAGCCCTGCTCGCGGTCACGGGCCTCGAGGCGCCCGTCGTCGTGCCGTCGTCCCACTTCGACGAGCGGCTGGCCGCGAGCCTGCGCCGGCTCCGGCTGCCGCGCGGCCTGCTCGAGCGCGTCGCCGGGGTGCGCGAGCGCCGTTGGTGGGACGCGGACACCGCGTTCGACGACGCGGCCATCGCGGCCGGCGCGAAGGCGCTCGCCGAGGCCGGGGTCGACGCGAGCGACGTCGGCCTGGTCATCAACACGTCCGTGACCCGCGCCCACCTCGAGCCGTCGGTCGCGTCCAAGGTGCACGACGGACTCGGGCTGCCGCCGTCGGCGCTGAACTTCGACCTGACGAACGCGTGCCTGGGCTTCGTGAACGGGCTCACCCTGGCCGCGACGCTGATCGACGCCGGCCAGATCCGCTACGCCGTGATCGTGGACGGGGAGGACTCGCAGCCCGCGCAGGAGGCGACCCTCGCCCGGCTCGCCGGGCCGGACGTGACGCGCCAGGGCTTCCTTGACGAGTTCGCGACCCTGACCCTCGGGTCCGGCGCCGCGGCGGCCGTGCTCGGCCCGATCGCCGATCACCCGGGGGGGCACCGCCTCGTCGGCGGGGTCACGCGGGCCGCGACCCAGCACCACGGCCTGTGCGTCGGCGGTGTCGACGGGATGCGGACCGACCCCGCGGGCCTGCTCGCGGGCGGCCTCGAGCTGGTGCAGGCGGCATGGGACGAGGCCCAGCCCGAGTGGAACTGGTCCGGGCTCGCGCGGTACGTCATGCATCAGGTCTCGCGCGTGCACGTCGACGCGATCGCGGAGGCGCTCGGCCTGGATCTCGCGCGCGTGCCGCTCACGTTCCCGACCTACGGGAACGTCGGTCCGGCCTCGCTGCCGATGACGCTCGCGCGCGAGGTCGACAGCCTCGCGACGGGCGACCGGGTGCTGTGCATGGGGGTGGGGTCGGGGCTCAACACCGCCATGCTCGAGATCGCGTGGTGA
- a CDS encoding alpha/beta fold hydrolase produces the protein MSPTEPALLPPPGLPGLDPAWSRLVEVPRPGGAAGVDTWHVLDNGPTLAAAPADRAGTLLCVHGNPTWSYLWRELVAAAAAAPRPWRVVAVDQLGMGFSERTGRTHRLADRIGDLGRLTDALDLTGPVVTVGHDWGGAVSIGWAAAHPGQLAGVVLTNTALHQELGVDAPAPLRVALAGPVLRASTEATPAFLEAAIAIAHPRLPRAVADAYRAPYRSRSRRAGIGDFVADIPLVADHPSRPALEQVAAAARTLEVPALVLWGPRDPVFVARFLDDLIDRLPRADVHRFEGAGHLLAEDADVAGAVLAWLADRFPAPAPSTGEPDPGAAAEPAAEPAAEPADLPPSRPLGAALDERASDETTALVELAPAGGGGPRSISWALLARQVDDLARGLLVAGLTPGDRVCLLVPPGADLTAILYACLRIGAVVVVADAGLGLRGLSRAVRGARPDVVVGIERALVAARALGWSARRFGAGPLTAAARRVLGVEATLVELAERGRAERHAGAAPLPPRPAPADPAAILFTSGSTGPAKGVTYTHGQLAGMRDAVAATYGIGPGTALVAGFAPFALLGPALGATCASPDMDVTAPRTLTATALAEAVAAIDADVVFASPAALAGVVASGAALDARGRRALAGVRLFLSAGAPVPPGLLAAAGELMPAAQAHTPYGMTEALPVTDISLDEIRTAEAECGSEGVCVGRPVARVRLAISALDAAGAATGAPAGTASVTGEVLVQGPHVMDHYDRLWLTQRASARDAGWHRTGDVGHLDGAGRLWVEGRLTHAITTAGGVRTPVGFERRAEGAAGVARAAAVGVGPAGTQQVVLVVETDPPARRPGLASIDLSAGVRAAIGEPVAAVLVVPRLPTDVRHNSKVDRTRIARWAAAVLAGGRLGRP, from the coding sequence GTGAGCCCCACCGAACCGGCCCTCCTGCCACCGCCCGGCCTGCCCGGGCTCGACCCCGCCTGGTCCCGGCTCGTCGAGGTGCCCCGGCCGGGCGGCGCGGCCGGCGTCGACACCTGGCACGTGCTCGACAACGGGCCGACCCTCGCCGCTGCCCCGGCGGACCGCGCCGGCACGCTGCTGTGCGTGCACGGCAACCCGACGTGGTCGTACCTGTGGCGCGAGCTGGTGGCCGCCGCCGCGGCGGCGCCGCGGCCCTGGCGCGTCGTCGCGGTCGACCAGCTGGGCATGGGGTTCTCCGAGCGCACCGGCCGCACCCACCGGCTCGCCGACCGGATCGGCGACCTCGGGCGGCTCACGGACGCCCTCGACCTCACGGGGCCCGTGGTCACCGTCGGGCACGACTGGGGCGGCGCCGTCTCGATCGGCTGGGCCGCCGCGCACCCCGGGCAGCTCGCCGGCGTCGTGCTGACGAACACCGCCCTGCACCAGGAGCTCGGGGTGGACGCGCCCGCGCCGCTGCGGGTCGCGCTCGCCGGGCCCGTGCTGCGCGCGAGCACCGAGGCCACCCCGGCGTTCCTCGAAGCCGCGATCGCGATCGCGCACCCGCGGCTGCCGCGCGCCGTCGCCGACGCCTACCGGGCGCCCTACCGCTCGCGATCGCGGCGGGCCGGGATCGGTGACTTCGTCGCCGACATCCCGCTCGTCGCCGACCATCCGAGCCGCCCGGCGCTGGAGCAGGTCGCCGCCGCCGCGCGAACGCTCGAGGTCCCGGCGCTCGTGCTGTGGGGTCCGCGCGACCCCGTCTTCGTCGCCCGCTTCCTCGACGACCTGATCGACCGGCTCCCGCGCGCGGACGTGCACCGGTTCGAGGGCGCCGGGCACCTCCTCGCCGAGGACGCCGACGTCGCCGGCGCGGTCCTCGCCTGGCTCGCCGACCGCTTCCCGGCGCCGGCGCCGTCGACCGGCGAGCCGGATCCGGGTGCGGCCGCCGAACCCGCCGCCGAACCCGCCGCCGAACCCGCCGACCTGCCGCCGTCGCGGCCGTTGGGGGCCGCGCTCGACGAGCGCGCGTCCGACGAGACGACCGCGCTGGTCGAGCTCGCCCCGGCGGGCGGGGGCGGCCCGCGCTCGATCTCGTGGGCACTCCTGGCGCGCCAGGTCGACGACCTCGCGCGCGGACTGCTCGTCGCGGGGCTCACGCCCGGGGACCGCGTGTGTCTGCTGGTCCCGCCCGGCGCGGATCTCACGGCGATCCTGTACGCCTGCCTGCGCATCGGCGCGGTCGTCGTGGTGGCCGACGCCGGGCTCGGGCTGCGCGGTCTCTCGCGGGCCGTGCGGGGCGCGCGCCCCGACGTCGTCGTCGGGATCGAACGGGCCCTGGTCGCGGCGCGCGCGCTCGGCTGGTCGGCGCGCCGCTTCGGCGCGGGGCCGCTCACGGCCGCCGCGCGCCGAGTCCTCGGCGTGGAGGCGACGCTCGTGGAGCTCGCCGAGCGGGGCCGCGCCGAGCGCCACGCCGGCGCCGCGCCCCTGCCGCCGCGCCCCGCGCCGGCCGACCCGGCCGCGATCCTGTTCACGTCGGGCTCGACCGGACCGGCCAAGGGCGTCACGTACACCCACGGGCAGCTCGCGGGCATGCGCGACGCCGTCGCCGCGACCTACGGAATCGGGCCCGGGACGGCGCTCGTCGCCGGCTTCGCGCCGTTCGCCCTGCTCGGGCCAGCCCTCGGGGCGACCTGCGCGAGCCCCGACATGGACGTCACCGCGCCGCGGACCCTCACCGCCACGGCGCTCGCCGAGGCGGTCGCGGCGATCGACGCCGACGTCGTCTTCGCCTCCCCGGCGGCGCTCGCCGGCGTCGTGGCCAGTGGGGCCGCGCTCGACGCGAGGGGCCGGCGCGCGCTCGCGGGCGTCCGGCTGTTCCTGTCCGCCGGCGCGCCCGTGCCGCCCGGGCTGCTCGCCGCCGCGGGCGAGCTCATGCCGGCCGCGCAGGCCCACACGCCGTACGGGATGACCGAGGCCCTGCCCGTGACCGACATCTCGCTCGACGAGATCCGCACGGCCGAGGCCGAGTGCGGATCGGAGGGCGTCTGCGTCGGCCGACCCGTCGCGCGGGTGCGGCTCGCGATCAGCGCGCTCGACGCGGCCGGCGCGGCCACGGGCGCGCCCGCGGGGACTGCCTCAGTCACGGGCGAGGTCCTCGTGCAGGGCCCGCACGTCATGGACCACTACGACCGCCTGTGGCTGACGCAGCGGGCGTCGGCTCGCGACGCCGGGTGGCACCGCACGGGCGACGTCGGCCACCTCGACGGCGCGGGCCGGCTGTGGGTCGAGGGGCGGCTCACGCACGCGATCACGACGGCGGGAGGAGTGCGCACGCCCGTCGGCTTCGAGCGCCGTGCCGAGGGCGCGGCCGGGGTCGCCCGCGCGGCGGCCGTCGGGGTGGGGCCCGCCGGGACGCAGCAGGTCGTGCTCGTCGTCGAGACCGACCCGCCGGCCCGCCGGCCCGGGCTGGCGTCGATCGACCTGAGTGCCGGCGTCCGGGCCGCGATCGGTGAGCCCGTCGCCGCGGTGCTCGTCGTGCCCCGACTGCCCACGGACGTGCGGCACAACTCCAAGGTCGACCGCACCCGGATCGCGCGGTGGGCCGCCGCGGTGCTCGCCGGCGGCCGCCTCGGGCGACCATGA